One Chengkuizengella sediminis DNA segment encodes these proteins:
- a CDS encoding iron-sulfur cluster biosynthesis family protein, with protein sequence MQISLTENAKNEIMNKVNTDLQYIKLAHDAEGCGCIMSGVAQLWIVNEKGEFDLESNSDSISILYDSRHEVFFEEEMKLDYDSNKKSFSLSSKQQIYNASLILRHKDRESTVNPLTK encoded by the coding sequence ATGCAGATTTCACTTACAGAAAACGCTAAAAATGAGATTATGAATAAAGTGAATACAGATCTACAATATATTAAATTAGCTCATGATGCCGAAGGCTGTGGATGTATAATGAGTGGTGTCGCGCAATTATGGATCGTTAATGAAAAAGGTGAATTTGATTTGGAATCTAACTCTGATTCAATTTCAATCTTGTATGATTCAAGACACGAAGTATTTTTTGAAGAAGAAATGAAGCTCGATTATGATTCAAACAAAAAATCCTTTTCGTTGAGCAGTAAACAACAAATTTACAATGCTTCTTTAATTCTTCGCCACAAAGATAGAGAATCAACCGTAAATCCCCTTACGAAATAA
- a CDS encoding glycerophosphodiester phosphodiesterase → MKWFFSILSVIGFLFIIFQFLPVKKQEKNMFLSEGSPLVIAHRGGAGITPENTLTAFKNAKKIGVDVLEFDVHLTKDGEIVVIHDETLDRTTNGTGNVADYTLDELKQLDAGYHFVDEQGNFSYRGKGVAIPTLEEVLENFSELPMIIEIKPENKELTGKVYEMIKQFGLEDKVIINSFYENVLVWFHEMAGDEIAIGAGPDTVKKYVISNLFYLDRLVSLDVHAFQLPLEQSGIDLASKRIIQTLQKRNIAVQYWTINDVEEMEELIDLGVDGIITNYPDRLISILK, encoded by the coding sequence ATGAAGTGGTTTTTTTCCATATTAAGTGTGATCGGTTTTTTATTTATTATTTTTCAATTTCTACCTGTCAAAAAACAAGAGAAAAATATGTTTTTAAGTGAAGGAAGCCCTCTTGTCATAGCTCATCGAGGAGGTGCTGGAATCACACCTGAGAATACATTGACGGCATTTAAAAACGCTAAGAAAATAGGTGTAGATGTATTAGAGTTTGATGTTCATTTAACTAAAGATGGTGAAATTGTAGTTATACATGATGAAACTTTAGACCGTACAACGAATGGGACTGGAAATGTCGCAGATTATACGTTAGATGAACTAAAGCAATTAGATGCAGGTTATCATTTTGTTGATGAGCAAGGGAATTTTTCTTATAGAGGAAAAGGAGTTGCGATTCCAACATTAGAAGAAGTATTAGAAAATTTCTCTGAGCTTCCAATGATTATCGAAATTAAACCTGAAAATAAAGAGCTCACCGGGAAAGTATACGAAATGATAAAGCAATTTGGTCTAGAGGATAAAGTAATTATTAATTCTTTTTATGAAAATGTATTAGTATGGTTTCATGAAATGGCAGGCGATGAGATTGCCATCGGAGCGGGACCCGATACTGTTAAAAAATATGTAATTTCTAATCTATTTTATTTAGATCGATTAGTATCACTGGATGTTCATGCCTTTCAGTTGCCATTAGAGCAGTCTGGAATTGATTTAGCATCAAAACGAATTATCCAAACGTTACAAAAACGTAATATAGCTGTTCAATATTGGACGATAAATGACGTGGAAGAGATGGAGGAATTAATAGATTTAGGTGTGGATGGTATTATAACTAATTATCCTGATCGATTAATTTCAATTTTGAAATAA
- a CDS encoding carboxypeptidase M32 produces the protein MSQQTLTTFKELVKKINEYNEALSVLYWDLRTGAPKKGVEGRSEVIGMLSTEQFNLSTSEQMGECLSQLSEASIFAGLNQTEQRMVTEYTKDYDRNKKIPVELYKENVILTSKSESVWEEAKEKSDFSIFQPYLEKVVELKKKFIEYWGVKGTPYDTLLDIYEPNITASQLDQVFGTLRERLVPLVTQIVESSNKPDTTFLHQTFSEEKQKEFSLFVLKEMGYDFGAGRLDKAVHPFMINLNLKDVRITTNYYPNDITFSLFSSLHEGGHALYEQNISPELIGTGLCTGASMGIHESQSRFWENMIGRSLPFWKRYYNNLKEVFPNEFATVSVEDFYRGTNEAKPSLIRIEADELTYNLHVMIRYELEKALFNEDLKVADLPQAWNEKYTEYLGVTPSHDGEGVLQDVHWSGGDFGYFPSYSLGNIYAAQFMNTIQKQLPEFDTYIENGDLLPIKQWLSDQIYQYGKLLTPAAIIKQVTNEEINPEYFIKYLETKFKGIYEI, from the coding sequence ATGAGTCAACAAACATTAACAACATTTAAAGAGTTAGTCAAAAAAATAAATGAATATAACGAAGCACTTTCTGTTCTTTATTGGGACTTAAGGACAGGAGCACCCAAAAAAGGAGTAGAGGGACGTTCTGAAGTGATTGGAATGTTATCTACAGAACAATTTAATCTTTCAACTTCAGAACAAATGGGGGAATGTTTATCTCAGTTATCTGAAGCTTCGATATTTGCAGGATTGAATCAAACAGAGCAAAGAATGGTGACGGAATATACAAAGGATTATGACAGAAATAAAAAAATCCCAGTTGAGTTATACAAGGAAAATGTTATATTAACCTCAAAATCTGAATCTGTATGGGAAGAGGCAAAAGAAAAATCTGATTTTTCAATATTTCAACCCTACTTAGAAAAAGTTGTTGAATTAAAAAAGAAGTTTATTGAGTACTGGGGTGTGAAAGGGACACCTTATGATACTTTGCTTGATATTTATGAACCTAACATTACAGCAAGTCAATTAGATCAAGTTTTTGGAACGCTAAGAGAAAGACTAGTGCCATTAGTAACCCAAATTGTTGAGTCATCTAATAAACCAGATACTACTTTTCTCCATCAAACTTTTAGTGAGGAGAAGCAAAAAGAGTTTAGTTTATTTGTATTAAAGGAAATGGGATATGATTTTGGAGCGGGTCGATTGGATAAAGCTGTTCATCCATTTATGATTAATTTAAATTTAAAGGATGTCAGAATTACTACAAATTATTATCCGAATGATATTACGTTTTCTCTATTTTCTAGTTTACACGAAGGTGGACATGCTTTATATGAACAAAATATTTCACCAGAGCTAATCGGTACGGGGTTATGTACTGGTGCTTCCATGGGAATCCATGAATCTCAATCAAGGTTCTGGGAAAACATGATTGGCCGGAGCTTACCTTTCTGGAAAAGATACTATAATAATTTAAAAGAGGTTTTTCCAAATGAGTTTGCTACTGTTTCAGTTGAAGATTTTTACAGAGGTACCAATGAAGCGAAACCATCCTTAATTCGTATTGAAGCTGATGAATTAACTTACAATTTACATGTAATGATTCGATATGAGTTGGAAAAAGCGCTCTTTAATGAAGATTTAAAAGTGGCGGACTTACCTCAAGCATGGAATGAGAAGTACACAGAATACTTAGGTGTCACTCCATCTCATGACGGAGAAGGTGTATTGCAGGACGTGCATTGGTCAGGCGGGGATTTTGGATATTTTCCTTCTTACTCTCTCGGAAATATTTATGCGGCACAATTTATGAACACAATACAAAAACAATTACCTGAGTTTGATACATACATTGAAAATGGAGATTTATTGCCAATTAAACAGTGGTTATCAGATCAAATTTATCAATATGGAAAACTACTGACACCTGCTGCAATCATAAAACAAGTGACAAATGAAGAGATTAACCCAGAATACTTTATTAAATATTTAGAAACGAAATTTAAAGGTATATACGAGATTTAA
- a CDS encoding aromatic acid exporter family protein, whose product MGIRIIKTAVAAVIAIYIATYFNLNYPLSAGLLAILGVDVTKRRSLLNVLQRILASVLGLLLASFLFDIIGFYIWMLGVYILLAYPVLAKMKLKDGIVTSSVIVFHVFSEQSIHYEMILNEIWLLLIGLGSATLINFLYMPKVVKDLKSIRVQVEDLLSEIFKQMSAHLKDNSTIWHGKELIEVEKKINEGLDLATRFSENNLFRQENGWLNYFQMRGRQMESVHKMVNLVAQVYESIPQGKMTAAVFDELIKEVKEEYYSGRILDDLNHVATLFNEMDLPKTRKEFEVRSAILQLCLELKDYLNIAKKEKKKFLSL is encoded by the coding sequence ATGGGAATTCGCATCATAAAAACAGCCGTTGCTGCTGTCATTGCTATTTATATCGCAACATACTTCAACTTGAATTATCCTCTCTCAGCGGGTTTATTAGCTATACTTGGTGTTGATGTCACTAAGAGAAGGAGTTTACTGAATGTACTGCAACGTATTCTTGCTTCTGTGTTAGGTTTATTATTAGCTTCATTTCTTTTTGACATCATTGGTTTTTACATATGGATGTTAGGGGTTTATATTTTGCTTGCTTATCCCGTTTTGGCAAAAATGAAATTGAAGGATGGGATTGTAACAAGCTCTGTGATTGTTTTTCATGTGTTTAGTGAACAATCTATCCATTATGAGATGATCCTAAATGAAATATGGCTGTTATTAATCGGGTTAGGGTCTGCTACACTCATCAATTTCCTGTATATGCCAAAAGTAGTAAAGGATTTAAAATCCATTCGTGTGCAGGTAGAGGATCTACTCTCTGAAATTTTCAAACAAATGTCAGCTCACTTAAAGGATAATTCTACGATTTGGCATGGAAAAGAACTGATTGAAGTGGAGAAAAAAATAAATGAGGGTTTGGATTTAGCTACAAGGTTCAGTGAAAATAATTTATTTCGTCAAGAAAATGGGTGGTTGAATTATTTCCAAATGCGGGGCAGGCAAATGGAATCTGTGCATAAGATGGTGAACTTAGTAGCACAAGTGTATGAATCCATTCCTCAGGGGAAAATGACGGCCGCAGTATTTGATGAATTGATCAAGGAAGTGAAAGAAGAATATTATAGTGGAAGGATTTTAGATGATCTAAACCATGTTGCAACTCTTTTTAATGAAATGGATCTCCCAAAAACACGGAAAGAATTTGAGGTTAGATCTGCTATTTTACAACTATGTTTAGAGTTGAAAGACTATTTGAACATCGCAAAAAAAGAAAAGAAAAAGTTTTTGTCACTATAG
- a CDS encoding putative amidoligase domain-containing protein, whose translation MNQLFLLHGNDPAFKGLWNNSLFRHGTQLPDSLSKDTVIIQWGNETQVSDEYKVLNPAHFTEKAKDKELIIKILNRQGIHVQTPFSQNVYLQVFLVPVFHLKVLTLYRCSLHTENVLYPQSEVSFDLRNRQHRLISRYAIRAIYALGLDYGVVKVGLISARKCTILDMDPTPKLDRNVGELFSKAIRSYHGELIEERRRTKKALLGLDVEFLLRNDKGKITFASNFLKRRGKVGCDSVVNGNKWIFPIAELRPSPSKIPKQLTNNIIELMHIAQRQINDPSIEWLAGGMPVKGLPLGGHIHMSQIWLNSFLLRVLDNYLTLPIMMLEDRTSLLRRPKYGFLGDFRTQIHGGFEYRSLPSWIVTPSITKGVLTLTRLITDHYWNLKSRPLNDETVQTHFYNGNKEPLYPYVKEIWSELEGLDSYATYSKDLQAFKKQLFEKRSWNEQLDIRTSWRIPPFDTLPKK comes from the coding sequence ATGAATCAATTGTTTTTGTTACATGGAAATGATCCAGCATTCAAAGGTTTATGGAATAATTCCTTATTTCGTCACGGCACCCAACTACCTGATTCCTTGTCTAAAGATACTGTGATTATTCAGTGGGGTAATGAAACACAGGTATCAGATGAGTACAAAGTATTAAATCCTGCCCATTTTACTGAGAAAGCTAAGGATAAAGAACTTATAATAAAAATACTAAATCGTCAAGGTATTCATGTTCAAACTCCGTTTAGCCAAAACGTCTATTTACAAGTTTTCTTAGTTCCTGTGTTTCATTTGAAAGTATTAACTCTGTATAGATGTTCTCTTCATACTGAAAATGTACTCTATCCACAGAGTGAAGTGAGTTTTGATTTAAGGAATAGACAACACAGATTAATAAGTCGGTATGCAATCAGAGCGATTTATGCATTAGGTTTAGATTATGGTGTTGTTAAGGTTGGATTAATCTCAGCCAGAAAATGTACAATTTTAGATATGGATCCCACTCCAAAATTGGATCGCAACGTGGGGGAACTATTTTCAAAAGCAATTCGTTCATATCATGGGGAACTCATTGAGGAGAGAAGAAGAACAAAAAAAGCGTTACTTGGTTTAGATGTTGAATTTTTATTACGTAATGATAAGGGGAAAATCACCTTTGCTTCTAATTTTTTAAAACGAAGAGGAAAAGTGGGTTGCGATTCAGTAGTAAATGGTAACAAGTGGATTTTCCCCATCGCAGAACTAAGACCTAGTCCAAGTAAAATACCAAAACAATTAACAAACAATATCATTGAGCTTATGCATATTGCACAAAGACAAATCAATGATCCTTCTATAGAATGGTTGGCTGGAGGAATGCCCGTAAAGGGGTTGCCTTTAGGCGGACATATACATATGAGTCAAATATGGTTAAACTCTTTTTTGTTACGAGTACTAGATAATTATTTAACGCTGCCAATCATGATGCTTGAGGATCGAACTTCTCTGTTAAGACGCCCCAAATATGGTTTTCTAGGTGATTTTCGTACACAAATACATGGTGGATTTGAATATCGAAGTTTACCTAGTTGGATTGTTACACCTAGTATTACAAAAGGGGTATTAACTTTAACTCGTTTAATTACTGATCATTATTGGAATTTAAAAAGCAGACCATTAAATGATGAAACGGTTCAGACCCATTTTTATAATGGCAACAAAGAACCGCTCTATCCCTATGTGAAAGAGATTTGGAGTGAGCTTGAAGGACTTGATTCATACGCTACTTACAGTAAAGATTTACAGGCATTTAAGAAACAGTTATTTGAAAAGAGATCTTGGAACGAACAGTTAGACATTAGAACAAGTTGGAGGATTCCTCCCTTTGATACCCTACCTAAAAAGTAG
- a CDS encoding outer spore coat protein CotE: protein MSLTDKDLSYREIITKAVCGKGRKFSQVTHTITPPHKPTSVLGVWLINHQYEAVKSDDGIEVVGTYDINFWYSYDNNSQTEVAKETLSYVEAVPLSYLDPNHRKTTAEVFAETTQEPSCVEANIVTSGNAVRIKVEREFKVEMVAETKVCVLVNENGIDDLDGEKEFDFDYDGGDFEDLDPDLLDDDI, encoded by the coding sequence ATGTCACTCACAGATAAAGACTTATCGTATAGAGAAATAATTACGAAAGCTGTTTGTGGTAAAGGTCGGAAATTTTCACAAGTAACACATACCATTACTCCACCTCATAAACCAACAAGTGTTTTGGGGGTATGGCTTATCAACCATCAGTATGAAGCGGTGAAATCTGATGATGGCATTGAAGTAGTTGGTACTTATGATATTAACTTTTGGTATTCTTACGACAACAACTCTCAGACGGAAGTAGCTAAGGAAACATTATCGTATGTTGAAGCGGTCCCTCTATCTTATCTAGACCCAAATCATAGAAAAACTACTGCAGAAGTATTTGCTGAAACTACACAAGAACCAAGTTGTGTTGAAGCTAATATCGTCACTTCTGGCAATGCTGTTCGGATCAAAGTTGAGCGTGAATTTAAGGTGGAAATGGTTGCGGAAACAAAAGTTTGTGTATTAGTGAATGAAAATGGTATTGATGATCTAGATGGCGAAAAAGAATTCGATTTTGATTATGACGGCGGAGATTTTGAAGATTTAGATCCAGATCTCTTAGATGATGATATTTAA
- a CDS encoding beta-class carbonic anhydrase: MSNLIDILNFNEQFVENKEFEQYKTSRYPDKKMVILTCMDTRLVELLPKAMNLKNGDVKIIRNAGAIITHPFGNVMRSILVAIYKLKAKEVYVIGHHECGMTGLNSESMLEEIKNRGISEETLQTLEHSGIQLSSFLKGFDSVTDGVKNSVSIVKNHPLLPPEVPVHGLIIHPETGELEVVVDGLKDK, from the coding sequence ATGAGTAATCTAATAGACATATTAAATTTTAATGAACAATTTGTGGAAAATAAGGAATTTGAACAATATAAAACTTCAAGATATCCAGATAAAAAGATGGTGATCTTAACTTGCATGGACACTCGTTTAGTAGAGTTGTTGCCTAAGGCTATGAATCTTAAAAATGGGGATGTAAAAATCATTAGAAATGCAGGAGCAATTATAACACATCCCTTTGGAAATGTGATGCGCAGTATTTTAGTAGCCATTTATAAATTAAAAGCCAAAGAGGTATATGTTATAGGACATCATGAGTGTGGCATGACAGGGTTGAATTCTGAAAGTATGCTGGAGGAAATTAAAAACCGAGGGATTTCTGAGGAAACATTACAAACTTTAGAACATTCCGGTATCCAATTATCCAGTTTTCTAAAAGGTTTTGACAGTGTAACAGATGGTGTGAAAAATAGTGTCTCTATTGTAAAAAATCACCCACTTCTTCCCCCCGAAGTTCCTGTACATGGTTTAATCATTCATCCAGAAACAGGAGAACTTGAAGTTGTAGTGGATGGGCTTAAAGACAAATAG